CCCGGAGGACGAAACCAACCTGGCCTGGAGGGCCGCGGACCTTTTTTTCAAGGAACGCGGCTCCGGGCCGGGTCTTTCGATCACCCTGGAGAAAAACATCCCGGCGGGCGCCGGCCTGGGGGGCGGCAGCGGAAACGCAGCCGGCGTCCTGAACGGCCTGAATACGCTTTTGGGGAGACCGTTCTCTCTGGAAAAGCTGGCGGATATGGGCGCCCGGATAGGGTCCGACGTCCCGTTTTTTGTGTACGGCAAGCCCGCTTGGATAACCGGCGTGGGCGAAGCTATTGATTTGGTGAGAGGTCTTTATCCACACCATCTTGTGGTTGTGTTTCCCGGGATCGAGGCATCCACGGCCAAGGTATACAAAAAGTGCAATTTGGCGTTGACAAGGTGCAAAAAAATTCATAGTGTGCCTGACTTGACGGGGGACCCGGCTTATGTGGAAGGTCTGCTTTGCAATGACCTGGAGAGGCCGGCCCTGGAAGAGTATCCGGGAATAGGAAAAGCCGTGGACGCGCTTTCGCAAACCCAGGCGTTGGGAGTGCTCATGTCCGGGAGCGGAAGTTCGGTGTTCGGGCTGTTCCGGCAAGAAGCCGAAGCCGTGGAAACGCGGCGGACCCTGGAGTCCAAACATCCCGGATGGCGGGTTTTTTCCTGCCGGTTGCTCGTCTGATTCTTGTTGTCCGAACGGAGAGACGCCCTGTTCGGGCGGCGGTTAAAAAATTTGGTTATAGCTTGCAGGGGCGTCGTCAAGCGGTAAGACACATGGTTTTGGTCCATGCATTCGGGGGTTCGAATCCTCCCGCCCCTGCCATTTCATTGAATTGCACGTTGCAGTATTGAGCGTGTTACGCGGGGAGCCTGCACCAAGCCGAAACTTTGACGGCGCTAAGGCCGATCTTTGGGACGCACGGCATGCTTAGAATCCTCTGCGCGCCACAGGCCTTGTTATCGGGAAGATGACAGGGCCGTGTTTGTGGTCAAGGGGCGTAATCGGCCAAGAGAGGCCGGAAAAAAGGACGACATGAACGATCTCCAGATCTTTACCGGTAATGCTAATCCCGGGGTAGCCCGGAAAATTTGCGGATATCTTGAAAAGCCTCTCGGCGACGCCGTGGTGAAGACCTTTTCAGACGGCGAAATTCAGATAGAAATCCGGGAGAATGTGCGGAGTAAGGACGTTTTCGT
This portion of the Desulfatibacillum aliphaticivorans DSM 15576 genome encodes:
- the ispE gene encoding 4-(cytidine 5'-diphospho)-2-C-methyl-D-erythritol kinase — translated: MAPDRLEISSPAKVNLTLRICGRRDDGFHEIESLMAPISLSDRVTLETGGSGIRIRCDAPGIPEDETNLAWRAADLFFKERGSGPGLSITLEKNIPAGAGLGGGSGNAAGVLNGLNTLLGRPFSLEKLADMGARIGSDVPFFVYGKPAWITGVGEAIDLVRGLYPHHLVVVFPGIEASTAKVYKKCNLALTRCKKIHSVPDLTGDPAYVEGLLCNDLERPALEEYPGIGKAVDALSQTQALGVLMSGSGSSVFGLFRQEAEAVETRRTLESKHPGWRVFSCRLLV